In a genomic window of Babylonia areolata isolate BAREFJ2019XMU chromosome 3, ASM4173473v1, whole genome shotgun sequence:
- the LOC143280552 gene encoding uncharacterized protein LOC143280552 isoform X2 — protein MLRNISLLFSACLQTLCLVQALSKQDGESQGTTVPKPFVISLQQSCDDWVIFAWNSSTDGFPALFGPSHCMSCEITYMDQHSQVAQLGMAAIHPDVRTIQLSTLNRSTNYTASMTCNETLTSNTIDFVTGYPCSEEEVKEHAEKLRRRQQWRKNNDDDKEVSQHPVKVTTASDDFSMMDMALGVFFAMFGVMIIGLFAYYVWKKHRHRQRIQRIFGQSHSEPFLALHTPSDQPTPSL, from the exons ATGTTACGAAACATATCTCTACTGTTTTCAG ccTGCCTGCAAACTCTGTGCCTTGTCCAAGCCTTGAGCAAGCAAGATGGGGAGAGTCAAGGTACAACGGTTCCAAAGCCATTTGTGATCAGTCTTCAGCAGTCATGCGATGACTGGGTCATCTTCGCTTGGAATTCGTCAACCGATGGCTTCCCTGCACTGTTTGGGCCGTCCCATTGCATGTCTTGTGAGATCACATACATGGACCAGCATTCACAG GTGGCCCAGCTGGGGATGGCGGCTATCCACCCAGATGTGAGAACCATCCAGCTGAGCACCCTCAACAGGAGCACCAACTACACTGCCTCCATGACCTGCAATGAGACCCTCACCTCCAACACCATTGACTTTGTCACTG GCTACCCCTGCagcgaggaggaggtgaaggagcaCGCAGAGAAGTTGCGGCGACGACAGCAGTGGCGgaagaacaacgacgacgacaaagaggTGTCTCAGCACCCGGTCAAGGTCACCACAGCCTCAGACGACTTCTCCATGATGGACATGGCCCTGGGCGTGTTCTTCGCCATGTTCGGCGTCATGATCATTGGCCTCTTTGCCTACTACGTCTGGAAGAAGCACCGCCATCGCCAGAGAATCCAGCGCATATTTGG GCAATCCCATTCAGAACCCTTCTTGGCTCTTCACACCCCTTCTGACCAGCCCACCCCCAGTCTCTGA
- the LOC143280552 gene encoding uncharacterized protein LOC143280552 isoform X1: MLRNISLLFSVACLQTLCLVQALSKQDGESQGTTVPKPFVISLQQSCDDWVIFAWNSSTDGFPALFGPSHCMSCEITYMDQHSQVAQLGMAAIHPDVRTIQLSTLNRSTNYTASMTCNETLTSNTIDFVTGYPCSEEEVKEHAEKLRRRQQWRKNNDDDKEVSQHPVKVTTASDDFSMMDMALGVFFAMFGVMIIGLFAYYVWKKHRHRQRIQRIFGQSHSEPFLALHTPSDQPTPSL; encoded by the exons ATGTTACGAAACATATCTCTACTGTTTTCAG tagccTGCCTGCAAACTCTGTGCCTTGTCCAAGCCTTGAGCAAGCAAGATGGGGAGAGTCAAGGTACAACGGTTCCAAAGCCATTTGTGATCAGTCTTCAGCAGTCATGCGATGACTGGGTCATCTTCGCTTGGAATTCGTCAACCGATGGCTTCCCTGCACTGTTTGGGCCGTCCCATTGCATGTCTTGTGAGATCACATACATGGACCAGCATTCACAG GTGGCCCAGCTGGGGATGGCGGCTATCCACCCAGATGTGAGAACCATCCAGCTGAGCACCCTCAACAGGAGCACCAACTACACTGCCTCCATGACCTGCAATGAGACCCTCACCTCCAACACCATTGACTTTGTCACTG GCTACCCCTGCagcgaggaggaggtgaaggagcaCGCAGAGAAGTTGCGGCGACGACAGCAGTGGCGgaagaacaacgacgacgacaaagaggTGTCTCAGCACCCGGTCAAGGTCACCACAGCCTCAGACGACTTCTCCATGATGGACATGGCCCTGGGCGTGTTCTTCGCCATGTTCGGCGTCATGATCATTGGCCTCTTTGCCTACTACGTCTGGAAGAAGCACCGCCATCGCCAGAGAATCCAGCGCATATTTGG GCAATCCCATTCAGAACCCTTCTTGGCTCTTCACACCCCTTCTGACCAGCCCACCCCCAGTCTCTGA